The Vicia villosa cultivar HV-30 ecotype Madison, WI linkage group LG1, Vvil1.0, whole genome shotgun sequence genome includes a region encoding these proteins:
- the LOC131635297 gene encoding 18.2 kDa class I heat shock protein-like: protein MSLILIFFGGRRSNVFDPFSLDVWDLFKDFPSSHSFPENSSFVSICVDWKKTLEAHVFKADLPGLKKEEVKVEIEDNSVLQISGERNVEKEDKNDQWHRVELSSGKFMRRFRLPENAKMDQIKANMENGVLTVTVPKQEVKKPQVKTMDISG from the coding sequence ATGTCACTAATTCTGATATTCTTTGGTGGAAGAAGGAGCAACGTTTTCGATCCATTCTCCCTTGATGTTTGGGATCTATTCAAAGATTTTCCATCCTCCCATTCCTTCCCTGAAAATTCATCATTCGTGAGCATATGTGTGGACTGGAAGAAGACTCTAGAAGCGCACGTGTTCAAGGCAGATCTTCCTGGACTGAAGAAGGAAGAAGTGAAAGTCGAGATTGAAGATAATAGTGTTCTTCAGATAAGCGGAGAGAGAAACGTTGAGAAAGAAGATAAGAACGATCAATGGCATCGAGTGGAGCTTAGCAGTGGAAAATTCATGAGAAGGTTTAGATTACCGGAGAATGCTAAAATGGATCAAATCAAAGCAAACATGGAGAATGGTGTTCTCACTGTAACAGTCCCTAAACAAGAAGTGAAGAAACCTCAAGTCAAGACCATGGATATCTCTGGCTAA